GCGTTTCACAACATCTACCAGGGCATTCGCGGCGACCTCGGCGTCGGGACCGGTGACAATAATGGTCAGTTCGGTTCCGTGTTCGGCTGCTAAAGTCATCACATCGAGAATGCTCTTGCCACTCACTTTTAAGCCATCGCGCGTGATCTCGACCTGAGACTGATATTGCATCGCAACCTTTACGAACAAGTTCGCTGGGCGCGCATGAAGTCCCTGCCGATTTGGCACAATTACTTTTCGAATGATGGATTCATCGCCCATCCGAACGTTGCCCCGTATGAAGGGATGCC
This is a stretch of genomic DNA from Bremerella alba. It encodes these proteins:
- a CDS encoding HPr family phosphocarrier protein; its protein translation is MGDESIIRKVIVPNRQGLHARPANLFVKVAMQYQSQVEITRDGLKVSGKSILDVMTLAAEHGTELTIIVTGPDAEVAANALVDVVKRFIEEDDEENEL